In a genomic window of Methylovirgula sp. 4M-Z18:
- a CDS encoding sensor histidine kinase, translating into MTMRGEGNTSFWSRCLAQLRLAEKLSLRAHLILAFFTVSVIPVLVASYIAATTIQDAFQSNLSNWLEEAVRFLATEVAEARDESAKAAGIVAGALHAEQTADNDPGQEARVFAELLTSVGYDVVTVYDDTGKVAMSSGVKLTWTLPQQDRSGIVVAERNGAPTLMVASSHSFDWNGKRQHVIVANIIDDDLFGITRALSSLDVQVYRVIGGKAVPVSERPDRPAQPVADRIVEKLGQGESSDTNLDDNDSDETLAAFAPLRDENGQLVGIVAGRLAGTSALFESLGQWGIFAGLASVSALVALGVALLMSHRIARPVRALTHGVSAISGGDYAIRVEAEGGREIGELAAGFNSMAEQLERLRAMESEMRKRSQFAALGEAAAVIAHEIRNPLGIIKTSSEVVRMKSKLGPSEARLVGFVLDEVDRIDRLVQDMLEYVRPNEMRRDKLDLNALVTRAFEVCGPSIAHHKAEARLQLASGPLMVEGDRDRLHQVFLNLIVNALEAMEDGGTIAVTTGKDKIQAVVRFSDTGRGMSQEVRERIFDPFFTTKTRGTGLGLAKVQSIIEELGGKIVVTSQSGEGAQFTLSLPLAN; encoded by the coding sequence ATGACGATGCGCGGCGAGGGCAACACGAGCTTCTGGAGCCGTTGCCTGGCACAGCTCAGGCTGGCGGAAAAATTATCGCTCCGCGCGCATTTGATCCTCGCCTTTTTTACCGTGAGCGTCATTCCGGTGTTGGTTGCGTCCTATATTGCGGCGACGACGATTCAGGATGCGTTCCAGAGCAATCTTTCCAATTGGCTCGAGGAGGCGGTGCGTTTCCTTGCAACCGAAGTGGCCGAGGCGCGCGATGAATCGGCAAAGGCCGCCGGGATCGTCGCCGGCGCTTTGCATGCCGAGCAAACCGCCGATAACGACCCTGGCCAGGAGGCACGGGTTTTTGCCGAGCTTCTCACCTCGGTCGGCTACGATGTCGTGACGGTCTATGATGACACCGGCAAGGTCGCGATGTCATCGGGGGTCAAGCTGACTTGGACGCTGCCGCAGCAGGACCGCAGCGGCATCGTGGTGGCCGAGCGCAACGGCGCGCCGACGCTGATGGTGGCTTCCAGCCATTCGTTCGATTGGAACGGCAAGCGGCAGCACGTGATCGTCGCCAACATCATCGATGACGATCTCTTCGGCATAACGCGCGCTCTCTCCTCGCTCGATGTGCAGGTCTACCGCGTGATCGGCGGCAAGGCGGTTCCCGTCAGCGAGCGCCCGGACCGTCCGGCGCAGCCGGTCGCGGACCGGATCGTCGAGAAACTGGGGCAGGGCGAGTCGAGCGACACCAATCTCGACGATAACGATTCCGACGAGACGCTTGCGGCTTTCGCGCCGCTGCGCGACGAGAACGGCCAATTGGTCGGCATCGTCGCCGGACGGCTCGCGGGCACGTCGGCCCTGTTCGAGTCGCTCGGCCAATGGGGCATTTTTGCCGGTCTTGCCTCGGTTTCGGCGCTGGTTGCGCTTGGGGTGGCGTTGCTGATGAGTCATCGCATCGCGCGGCCGGTGCGCGCGCTGACCCATGGCGTGTCGGCGATTTCGGGCGGCGATTACGCGATCCGCGTCGAAGCGGAAGGCGGACGCGAAATCGGTGAACTGGCTGCCGGGTTCAATTCCATGGCTGAGCAATTGGAACGGCTGCGCGCCATGGAATCGGAAATGCGCAAGCGCAGCCAGTTTGCCGCGCTTGGCGAGGCGGCGGCGGTCATCGCGCACGAAATCCGCAATCCGCTCGGGATCATCAAGACGTCGAGCGAAGTGGTGCGGATGAAGTCCAAGCTCGGGCCGTCGGAAGCGCGTCTCGTCGGCTTCGTGCTCGACGAGGTCGACCGCATCGACCGCCTGGTGCAGGACATGCTGGAATATGTGCGGCCGAACGAGATGCGGCGCGACAAGCTCGATCTCAACGCGCTGGTCACCCGCGCCTTTGAGGTTTGCGGGCCCTCGATCGCCCATCACAAAGCGGAGGCGCGGCTGCAACTCGCCTCCGGGCCGCTCATGGTCGAAGGCGACCGCGACCGGCTGCATCAGGTTTTTCTCAATCTCATCGTCAATGCGCTCGAGGCGATGGAGGATGGCGGCACGATTGCGGTGACGACCGGGAAGGATAAAATTCAGGCGGTGGTGCGGTTTTCCGACACGGGCCGCGGCATGTCGCAAGAGGTGCGCGAGCGGATCTTCGACCCATTCTTCACCACCAAGACGCGGGGCACTGGCCTTGGCCTGGCGAAGGTGCAGTCGATCATCGAGGAATTGGGCGGAAAAATTGTAGTGACAAGTCAGAGTGGCGAGGGGGCGCAATTCACCCTGTCGCTGCCTTTGGCCAATTGA
- a CDS encoding MipA/OmpV family protein, translating into MRILGRSETKHHSDRVRAASPSYLVLALACFALIGAARAADLPTEASQQKPQAPDVLTNGWIITIGAMAEYEPRYEGARVYGPTGYPSFSFRRSNEPREFSAPDDNMDYALIDTPTFKAGPVASIDGGRYVSTIDARLRGLDNYPWTVQGGVFLEYWFVPEQWRARVELRHGLHAADGFVVDLGSDYVQPWNKFTFSGGPRLSLADQKEMNLAFGVSNVAAQRNPYVTPFRADGGVKSVGLSTAVSYDWTDAWRTTLYQRYDRLVSDAATSPITHRLGSRNQFTLGLGFDYSFGAF; encoded by the coding sequence GTGCGTATTTTGGGTCGCAGCGAAACGAAACATCACAGCGATCGGGTTCGAGCTGCGAGTCCAAGCTATTTGGTCCTGGCGCTCGCCTGTTTTGCCCTGATCGGGGCGGCCCGTGCCGCCGATCTGCCAACCGAAGCGTCGCAACAGAAGCCGCAAGCTCCCGATGTGTTGACGAACGGCTGGATCATCACGATCGGGGCGATGGCCGAGTATGAGCCCCGCTACGAGGGCGCGCGCGTTTATGGCCCGACCGGTTATCCGTCTTTCAGTTTCCGCCGTTCGAACGAGCCGCGTGAATTCAGCGCGCCGGACGACAATATGGATTATGCGCTGATCGATACGCCGACTTTCAAAGCCGGCCCGGTCGCGAGCATCGATGGCGGCCGTTACGTCAGCACGATCGATGCCAGATTGCGCGGTCTCGACAATTACCCCTGGACGGTTCAGGGCGGCGTCTTCCTCGAATATTGGTTCGTCCCGGAGCAATGGCGGGCCCGCGTCGAGCTTCGGCACGGCCTCCATGCCGCGGACGGTTTCGTGGTCGATCTCGGCTCGGATTACGTCCAGCCGTGGAATAAATTCACTTTCTCCGGCGGCCCGCGCCTCAGCCTCGCCGATCAAAAGGAAATGAATCTGGCCTTTGGCGTCAGCAATGTTGCCGCGCAGCGCAATCCCTATGTCACGCCCTTTCGCGCCGATGGCGGGGTGAAGTCGGTCGGCTTGAGCACCGCGGTCAGCTACGACTGGACCGACGCCTGGCGTACGACGCTTTATCAGCGCTACGACCGGCTGGTGTCGGATGCGGCGACGAGCCCGATCACCCATCGGCTGGGCTCGCGCAACCAATTCACCTTGGGTTTGGGCTTCGACTATTCGTTCGGCGCGTTCTAA
- a CDS encoding alpha/beta hydrolase → MKDQTIYLAGGQTGVLLIHGLGGTPVEMRTLAKRLNAAGHTVLCCQLPGHCGTEADLLKTGWRDWLAGVEEALGELEKTCTQIVTGGLSMGAILASLVAARHPTRVHGVAMLAPTLTYDGWSMPWYRFLLRLLIHTPMGRRYKFVEHFPYGIKDERIRAMIMRSLNSGDSAEAGLMSTPSASVRQFWLMVDVYRKEMRTVKQRTLIIHPREDDMASLWNVERLQRGLGGLVDTLILDDSYHIITVDRQRHLVADRTVEFLQEVFRAREVKPIKRAMTSQHAA, encoded by the coding sequence ATGAAGGACCAAACGATTTATCTCGCAGGCGGCCAGACCGGCGTCCTGCTCATTCACGGTCTTGGCGGCACGCCGGTTGAGATGCGCACGCTGGCCAAGCGCCTCAATGCGGCGGGCCATACCGTTCTCTGTTGCCAATTGCCGGGCCATTGCGGCACCGAGGCGGATCTGCTCAAGACTGGCTGGCGCGATTGGCTCGCCGGCGTCGAAGAGGCTTTGGGCGAACTGGAAAAGACCTGCACGCAGATCGTGACCGGCGGCCTGTCGATGGGCGCGATTCTCGCCTCCCTCGTCGCCGCGCGCCATCCGACCCGCGTGCACGGCGTCGCCATGCTCGCGCCGACCCTGACCTATGACGGCTGGTCGATGCCGTGGTATCGCTTCTTGTTGCGCCTGCTCATTCACACGCCGATGGGCCGCCGTTACAAATTCGTTGAACATTTCCCCTATGGGATCAAGGACGAACGTATTCGCGCGATGATCATGCGCTCGCTCAACAGCGGCGATTCGGCGGAAGCGGGGCTGATGTCGACGCCGTCCGCGTCGGTGCGGCAATTCTGGCTGATGGTCGACGTCTATCGCAAGGAAATGCGTACGGTGAAGCAACGCACGTTGATCATTCATCCGCGTGAGGACGATATGGCCAGCCTGTGGAATGTCGAGCGCCTGCAGCGCGGCCTCGGCGGTCTCGTCGACACGCTGATCCTTGATGATTCCTATCACATCATCACCGTCGATCGGCAGCGCCATCTCGTCGCCGACCGTACGGTCGAATTTCTGCAGGAGGTCTTTCGGGCACGCGAGGTCAAGCCAATCAAGCGTGCGATGACTTCGCAGCATGCGGCGTGA
- a CDS encoding DUF2147 domain-containing protein produces MTRTAFLAAAMTIGFVGAAQAADISGLWLNDDRDAAIEISACGNALCGHIVWLKAPLDAAGKPAQDVNNPDAASRIRPLCGLQVIADLAPQSDGTWDNGHGYDPDSGKSYTLSAQLSGPDTLDLRGYVGMKLMGETETMTRAPKDLPRCKAGAK; encoded by the coding sequence ATGACGAGAACAGCGTTTCTGGCGGCGGCCATGACAATCGGTTTCGTCGGCGCGGCGCAGGCAGCCGACATTTCGGGCTTGTGGCTCAACGACGATCGCGACGCGGCGATCGAAATTAGCGCCTGCGGTAACGCGCTTTGCGGCCACATCGTCTGGCTCAAGGCGCCGCTGGATGCAGCCGGCAAACCGGCGCAGGATGTCAACAATCCCGATGCGGCTTCGAGGATTCGTCCCTTGTGCGGCTTGCAGGTGATCGCCGATCTCGCTCCGCAATCGGACGGCACGTGGGACAATGGCCATGGCTATGATCCCGATAGTGGGAAGAGCTATACGCTCAGCGCGCAATTGAGCGGGCCGGATACGCTCGACCTGCGCGGCTATGTGGGCATGAAACTCATGGGCGAAACCGAGACGATGACGCGTGCGCCGAAAGATCTGCCCCGCTGCAAGGCGGGAGCAAAATGA
- a CDS encoding sigma-54-dependent transcriptional regulator, with product MAKPYILLVDDEIRLVEVLSVALQAHGFEAVVAGSVDEGLKLLDSEPINLVITDLKMPGKDGRHLLHSLRRDRPQLPVIVMTAYASVRDAVDLVKEGAFDYVAKPFEVEDVVATIERALKLTKVETENRRLREEMADRYSFDNLIGSSASFQSVLRQIGEVCATRTTVLLQGESGTGKELVARAIHFNSDRASGPFIAVNCAAIPEGLLESELFGHVKGAFTGAVSGRDGRFRAADGGTIFLDEIGDMPVTTQVKVLRVLQEQSFEPVGSSKTMRVDVRVVAATHKNLQEMIAAGQFREDLFYRLNVYPIHLPPLRERGDDIPILASHFLKLYNDRMGKKIVGLTPAAEKALRTYAWPGNIRELQNCIERAILVCQETSIDLPDLPKYVFEGGNREVFSRLPQDLDAELERLERSFILNALRETQGVQVKAAALLGIAERSLWHRIKKLGIKIERSING from the coding sequence ATGGCAAAGCCATATATTCTTTTGGTTGACGACGAGATACGGCTCGTCGAAGTGCTCTCCGTTGCGCTGCAGGCGCATGGTTTCGAGGCGGTCGTGGCGGGATCGGTGGACGAAGGGCTGAAGCTGCTCGACTCCGAACCCATCAACCTAGTCATCACTGATCTGAAAATGCCGGGCAAGGACGGCCGCCATCTGCTGCACAGCCTGCGCCGCGACCGGCCGCAACTGCCGGTGATCGTGATGACCGCCTATGCTTCGGTGCGCGACGCGGTCGATCTCGTCAAGGAAGGTGCATTCGACTATGTCGCCAAGCCGTTCGAGGTCGAGGACGTGGTCGCGACCATCGAGCGGGCGCTCAAACTCACCAAGGTCGAGACCGAGAACCGCCGGCTACGCGAGGAAATGGCGGATCGTTACAGTTTCGACAATCTGATCGGCTCGAGCGCCTCGTTCCAGTCGGTGCTGCGGCAGATCGGCGAGGTGTGCGCGACCCGCACGACGGTGCTCCTCCAGGGCGAGAGCGGGACGGGCAAAGAACTTGTCGCCCGCGCCATTCATTTCAATTCCGACCGCGCCTCCGGCCCGTTCATCGCGGTCAATTGCGCGGCGATCCCGGAAGGGTTGCTCGAGAGCGAATTGTTCGGCCACGTCAAAGGCGCCTTCACCGGCGCCGTCAGCGGCCGCGACGGCCGGTTCCGGGCGGCGGATGGCGGTACGATCTTCCTGGACGAGATCGGCGACATGCCCGTGACCACCCAGGTGAAGGTGCTGCGCGTCCTGCAGGAACAGAGCTTCGAGCCGGTCGGCAGCAGCAAGACCATGCGGGTCGATGTGCGGGTGGTCGCCGCGACCCATAAAAACCTGCAGGAGATGATTGCCGCCGGCCAGTTCCGCGAGGATCTGTTCTACCGGCTCAATGTCTATCCCATTCACCTGCCGCCGCTGCGCGAGCGCGGCGACGACATTCCGATCCTCGCGAGCCATTTCCTCAAACTTTACAACGACCGAATGGGGAAAAAGATCGTCGGCCTGACGCCCGCCGCGGAAAAGGCCCTGCGGACCTACGCTTGGCCAGGAAACATAAGGGAATTGCAAAATTGCATAGAGCGGGCGATCCTGGTCTGCCAAGAGACGTCGATCGACCTGCCCGACCTGCCGAAATATGTCTTTGAGGGCGGAAATCGGGAGGTTTTCTCGCGCCTGCCGCAAGATCTCGATGCCGAGCTGGAGCGTCTCGAACGCAGTTTCATCCTCAATGCTTTGCGTGAAACGCAAGGGGTCCAAGTGAAGGCGGCAGCTTTGTTAGGCATAGCGGAACGGAGTCTCTGGCACCGCATCAAAAAACTTGGTATTAAAATTGAGCGGTCAATAAATGGGTAG
- a CDS encoding fatty acid desaturase: MSAAAPRVMWKRKTVEWQTLALAAVIYGGWFAVTYWQAALPWWVVTPVGAWLIAWHSQLQHEILHGHPTTSRAFNRFLASWPVSLWLPYETYRTAHLTHHRDERLTDPIDDPESYYHTQSHWADRHPISKALVTAQSTLLGRMVIGPLWIVPRYVVAVVRKALQGCAIERRALAEHIPALLLVLIWLVFVCKMNMLYYIFGMVYPATALMLVRSFAEHRAEDEVEERTAIVENSWILGPLFLFNNLHAAHHENPMIPWYEIPAWYKANRARLIAQNGGLVYNSYFEVARLYLLRPHDTAVHPHDRAMNYDQIQAGKGYPAASASESQASVSA; the protein is encoded by the coding sequence GTGAGTGCCGCCGCGCCCCGTGTCATGTGGAAAAGAAAAACAGTCGAGTGGCAAACGCTCGCTCTCGCGGCAGTAATCTACGGCGGCTGGTTCGCGGTGACCTATTGGCAGGCCGCCCTCCCCTGGTGGGTCGTCACCCCCGTCGGCGCCTGGCTGATCGCCTGGCACTCGCAATTGCAGCACGAGATTCTGCACGGCCATCCGACCACCTCCCGCGCGTTCAACCGCTTCCTCGCCTCCTGGCCGGTCTCGCTCTGGCTGCCGTACGAGACCTATCGCACCGCCCATTTGACCCATCATCGCGACGAGCGCCTGACCGACCCGATCGACGATCCGGAAAGCTATTACCACACCCAGTCGCACTGGGCGGACCGGCACCCGATCAGCAAGGCACTGGTCACCGCCCAGTCCACCCTGCTGGGCCGCATGGTGATCGGCCCGCTGTGGATCGTCCCCCGGTATGTCGTCGCCGTGGTGCGCAAGGCTCTCCAGGGCTGCGCCATCGAGCGCCGGGCCTTGGCCGAACATATCCCGGCGCTGCTGCTGGTGCTGATCTGGCTCGTCTTCGTCTGCAAGATGAACATGTTGTACTATATCTTCGGCATGGTCTACCCGGCGACGGCGCTCATGCTCGTGCGCTCCTTTGCCGAACATCGCGCCGAGGACGAAGTGGAAGAGCGCACCGCGATCGTCGAAAATTCCTGGATCCTGGGGCCGCTGTTCCTGTTCAACAACCTGCATGCGGCCCATCACGAGAATCCGATGATCCCGTGGTATGAAATCCCGGCCTGGTACAAAGCCAACCGCGCGCGCTTGATCGCGCAGAACGGCGGGCTCGTCTACAACAGCTATTTCGAGGTGGCGCGGCTTTATCTGCTGCGGCCGCACGATACGGCGGTGCACCCGCATGACCGCGCGATGAATTACGATCAGATTCAGGCCGGCAAGGGATATCCTGCCGCAAGCGCCTCCGAATCCCAGGCAAGCGTTTCCGCATAA
- a CDS encoding GNAT family N-acetyltransferase, translating into MRRDWTVRIASGVSSLAQDDWSAWYADEAEGWPYYRACEATGRMPMPVAAVEIRDAEGMLVAAPLFETRYSLDTPLQGSVAAFFAKAPKRVRSLTEWPMLVVGSTLTDRCHLAMRPSLPVDVQAQAIAGLIGAVEAEAKGRGAKLIAFKDLAGHERDAARGVLRQKGYTEVVSLPCAMLEIAFSTVDEYLASLSSSTRKDIRRKLRRARDVVIEHREDIEDIAEEIEALYAETRDRSQVRYGDFEGLPEGYFRGVARELKGSARFVLYRIDGVLAAFNLLFFEPGRVIDKFIGMRYPLARDYDLYVVSWMENIRICLARGARYLQTGQTAYREKLRFGSVLRSSSNFVRARNPMFNAFIGFAAPWIDFTRWDPDLRKLAEHKAA; encoded by the coding sequence ATGCGGCGTGATTGGACCGTGCGGATTGCGTCGGGCGTGAGCAGCCTGGCGCAGGACGATTGGTCGGCGTGGTATGCCGACGAGGCCGAGGGTTGGCCCTATTACCGCGCCTGCGAAGCCACCGGCCGCATGCCGATGCCAGTGGCCGCAGTGGAAATCAGGGATGCGGAGGGCATGCTTGTGGCTGCTCCCCTGTTCGAAACGCGCTATAGTCTCGACACGCCATTGCAAGGCTCCGTTGCAGCGTTCTTCGCCAAGGCGCCGAAGCGGGTGCGCTCGCTGACCGAATGGCCGATGCTCGTCGTCGGCTCCACGCTCACCGATCGCTGTCATCTGGCGATGCGACCGTCCTTGCCCGTCGATGTGCAGGCGCAAGCGATCGCCGGTCTGATCGGGGCAGTCGAAGCGGAAGCAAAGGGGCGTGGTGCCAAATTGATCGCATTCAAGGATCTTGCGGGGCACGAGCGCGATGCGGCGCGTGGCGTTTTGCGCCAGAAGGGTTACACGGAAGTTGTCAGCCTGCCTTGCGCGATGCTCGAGATCGCGTTTTCGACGGTCGATGAGTATCTTGCCTCGCTTTCGTCTTCGACACGCAAGGATATTCGCCGTAAGTTGCGCCGCGCGCGCGATGTCGTGATCGAACATCGCGAGGATATCGAAGATATCGCGGAGGAGATCGAGGCGCTCTATGCGGAGACCCGCGACCGCAGTCAGGTGCGGTACGGCGATTTCGAGGGTTTGCCGGAGGGCTATTTTCGCGGCGTCGCGCGCGAGCTGAAAGGCTCGGCGCGGTTTGTTCTGTATCGCATCGATGGCGTGCTGGCGGCGTTCAACCTGCTGTTTTTCGAACCCGGACGTGTAATCGACAAATTCATCGGCATGCGCTATCCGCTGGCCCGCGATTATGATCTTTACGTGGTGAGCTGGATGGAAAATATCCGCATTTGCCTCGCGCGTGGGGCGCGGTATTTGCAGACAGGGCAAACAGCTTATCGCGAAAAGCTGCGTTTCGGCAGCGTGCTGCGGTCGTCGTCCAATTTTGTGCGGGCGCGCAACCCGATGTTCAACGCATTCATCGGTTTTGCCGCGCCATGGATCGATTTCACGCGCTGGGACCCGGACCTGAGGAAACTTGCGGAGCACAAGGCGGCATGA
- a CDS encoding helix-turn-helix domain-containing protein: MSSPDRSAVFRERLIQVIERSGLNHAAFARRAGFDRSTLAQLLDKESRRLPRAETLVAIAAFAGVSLDWLLGLSQREEVGAKIVATVLRLETQVNSPADDHWLRWTEDATGYRVRTVPATFPDFLKTPDVLRHEYAEMIGADAIISIDQAHERLALLRRPENELEACVALERIETFAAGTAQWKGLPAEARRAALLRMADLIEELYPSLRVYLYALRNAFSAPFTVFGQQQVAIYLGSHYLVLSGVEHIRTFSQRYDTLIRASVVQPHEVANFIRTLPVPGTVSP; the protein is encoded by the coding sequence ATGAGTTCGCCCGACCGCTCCGCCGTCTTCCGCGAGCGCCTGATCCAGGTCATCGAGCGCTCCGGCCTCAATCATGCGGCATTCGCGCGCCGCGCCGGCTTCGACCGCTCGACCCTGGCGCAGTTGCTGGACAAAGAGTCCCGCCGGCTGCCGCGTGCCGAGACGCTGGTGGCCATTGCGGCTTTTGCGGGCGTGTCGCTCGATTGGCTTTTGGGCCTCAGCCAGCGCGAGGAGGTGGGGGCGAAAATCGTCGCGACGGTTTTGCGGCTGGAGACCCAGGTCAATTCGCCGGCCGACGACCATTGGCTCAGATGGACTGAGGACGCCACCGGCTACCGTGTGCGCACGGTGCCGGCGACATTCCCCGATTTCCTCAAGACCCCGGACGTGCTGCGGCACGAATATGCGGAGATGATCGGCGCCGATGCCATCATTTCCATCGATCAGGCGCATGAGCGCCTCGCCCTGCTGCGGCGGCCGGAAAACGAGCTCGAGGCCTGCGTCGCCCTCGAGCGGATCGAAACCTTTGCTGCCGGGACCGCGCAATGGAAAGGGTTGCCGGCCGAGGCGCGCCGCGCCGCTCTGCTGCGGATGGCCGACTTGATTGAGGAGCTCTATCCAAGCCTGCGTGTCTATCTTTATGCGCTCCGCAACGCCTTTTCCGCGCCTTTCACGGTTTTCGGCCAGCAGCAGGTTGCCATCTATCTCGGGTCCCATTACCTGGTGCTGAGCGGCGTGGAGCATATCCGCACCTTCTCCCAGCGTTACGACACGCTGATCCGCGCTTCGGTCGTCCAGCCGCACGAAGTGGCCAATTTCATTCGTACGCTGCCAGTTCCGGGGACGGTAAGCCCTTGA
- a CDS encoding HAD-IB family phosphatase, producing MSVHFVVDFDGTITREDATDLLLERFAAPAWLDIERAWVTGRIGSRECLARQVALLTASPAELDGAIDELKVDAGFGTFVTAAREIDASVEIISDGLDRSIDRTLSRLKVKVPRKANRLVQAGATSWRLEFPNADSGCRAGSGVCKCVAARHIRPVILIGDGRSDFCLAEEASFVFAKGKLRGHCEREGIPYRAFETFAEVTAAMPSLVPQIAADMRKIFLPE from the coding sequence ATGTCGGTACATTTTGTTGTCGATTTCGATGGGACCATTACCCGGGAAGATGCCACGGATCTCTTGTTGGAGCGCTTTGCCGCCCCGGCATGGTTGGATATCGAGCGCGCCTGGGTGACTGGTCGGATCGGCTCGCGCGAATGCCTCGCGCGCCAGGTCGCGCTGTTGACGGCTTCCCCCGCCGAGCTCGACGGAGCGATCGACGAGTTGAAGGTCGACGCGGGTTTTGGCACCTTCGTCACGGCAGCCCGCGAGATCGATGCGAGCGTCGAGATCATTTCGGACGGTCTCGACCGTTCGATTGACCGCACGTTGAGCCGCCTCAAGGTCAAGGTGCCGCGCAAGGCGAATCGCCTGGTCCAAGCCGGTGCGACAAGCTGGCGCTTGGAGTTCCCCAATGCGGATTCGGGCTGCCGGGCCGGCAGCGGCGTATGCAAATGTGTCGCCGCGCGCCATATCCGTCCGGTCATTCTGATCGGTGACGGACGGTCCGACTTTTGTCTCGCCGAGGAAGCGTCCTTCGTCTTCGCCAAGGGCAAGCTGCGCGGCCATTGCGAGCGGGAAGGTATTCCGTACCGCGCCTTCGAGACTTTTGCGGAAGTCACCGCCGCGATGCCGTCGCTGGTGCCGCAGATCGCCGCCGACATGCGGAAGATTTTCCTTCCGGAGTGA
- a CDS encoding aspartate aminotransferase family protein has product MHSIHKPFLRSSTSGALFTAACDVIPGGVNSTARAQWSGWTPYPLFVESGAGPRLRDVDGNEYIDYLLGLGPMILGHRPPKVTQAVVDFIQQRGTVFALPTADEAVLAEKIIAAVPSIEQVRLCNTGTEAVLYATRLARAYTKRRKIIRFEGMYHGFSDGVYWSKHPSIDKAGPDERPVPVAQGPGMPSGVEDNLIILPWNDPQILADVIAREGDSIAAVLTEPVMCNTGCILPKPGYLEAMRELTQQHGILLIFDEVITGFRVSLGGAQKHYNVRPDLSVFAKGLGGGFPVAALGGRREVMALVANGTVSMAGTYTANGIAVAAANAALDELAQDGLFARLYDVSDRLRDGLSAVMQEAGLPAYVVGVGPLMQVWFATQPIHNYRDAERHADQTMFRHWWEGMLERGVLFHPGAYENLFVSTAHTADDVEQTLQAARDTAAALARKA; this is encoded by the coding sequence ATGCATTCCATTCACAAGCCTTTTCTGCGCAGCTCCACAAGCGGTGCACTGTTTACCGCCGCGTGTGATGTCATCCCGGGCGGGGTGAATTCGACCGCGCGGGCGCAATGGTCCGGCTGGACGCCTTATCCTTTGTTCGTGGAGAGTGGCGCGGGGCCGCGCTTGCGCGATGTCGATGGCAATGAATATATCGATTATCTGCTCGGCCTTGGCCCGATGATCCTCGGCCACCGGCCACCCAAGGTGACGCAGGCTGTGGTCGATTTCATCCAGCAGCGCGGCACGGTCTTCGCGCTCCCGACCGCCGACGAAGCGGTGCTGGCCGAAAAAATCATCGCCGCCGTCCCGAGTATCGAACAGGTCCGGCTGTGCAACACCGGCACCGAGGCGGTGCTCTACGCGACGCGCCTGGCCCGCGCCTATACGAAGCGCCGCAAAATCATCCGTTTTGAGGGCATGTATCACGGCTTTTCCGACGGCGTGTATTGGAGCAAGCATCCCTCGATCGACAAAGCCGGCCCCGACGAGCGGCCGGTGCCGGTGGCGCAAGGCCCCGGCATGCCGAGCGGTGTCGAGGACAATCTCATCATCCTGCCGTGGAACGATCCGCAGATTCTCGCCGATGTGATCGCGCGCGAGGGCGATTCGATTGCCGCCGTGCTCACCGAGCCGGTGATGTGCAACACGGGCTGCATTCTGCCCAAGCCCGGCTATCTCGAAGCGATGCGCGAGCTGACGCAGCAGCACGGTATTCTGCTGATTTTCGACGAGGTGATCACCGGTTTTCGCGTCAGCCTCGGCGGCGCGCAAAAGCATTATAATGTGCGGCCCGATCTGTCGGTCTTCGCCAAGGGGCTCGGTGGCGGCTTTCCGGTGGCGGCGCTCGGCGGCCGGCGCGAGGTCATGGCGCTGGTGGCCAACGGCACGGTCTCGATGGCCGGCACCTATACCGCCAATGGCATTGCCGTTGCGGCGGCGAATGCGGCGCTCGACGAACTTGCCCAGGACGGGCTGTTCGCGCGGCTTTATGACGTCTCCGACCGGCTGCGCGACGGCTTGAGCGCGGTGATGCAGGAGGCCGGCCTTCCGGCTTATGTCGTTGGCGTCGGACCGCTGATGCAGGTGTGGTTCGCGACGCAGCCGATTCACAATTATCGCGATGCCGAGCGCCATGCCGATCAAACCATGTTCCGGCATTGGTGGGAGGGCATGCTGGAGCGCGGCGTGCTGTTCCATCCTGGCGCTTATGAGAATCTCTTCGTCTCCACGGCTCATACCGCGGACGACGTCGAGCAGACGCTGCAGGCGGCCCGCGATACGGCTGCCGCGCTCGCGCGGAAAGCGTAA